A genomic window from Chelonoidis abingdonii isolate Lonesome George chromosome 26, CheloAbing_2.0, whole genome shotgun sequence includes:
- the LOC116828441 gene encoding exendin-3-like — translation MKSIQWLYLYGLVIVVLIPASWQIVLNDLSNESRWQSFESKSARSFTSNIKRHSEGTFTSDFTRYLDKMKAKDFVHWLINAKRYR, via the exons ATGAAAAGCATACAGTGGCTCTACCTATATGGACTAGTAATCGTGGTGTTGATCCCAGCCAGCTGGCAGATTGTTCTCAACGATTTGTCCAATGAGTCTAG ATGGCAATCTTTTGAATCGAAAAGCGCTCGGAGTTTTACTTCCAACATCAAGCGGCATTCTGAAGGCACCTTCACCAGCGATTTTACCAGATATTTGGACAAGATGAAGGCCAAGGACTTTGTGCACTGGCTTATTAACGCAAAACGTTACAGGTAG